In one window of Maribacter dokdonensis DSW-8 DNA:
- a CDS encoding metallophosphoesterase encodes MKKIYAYLSVFIFITSCATYSTKYVDDKYAVDVDSSKEVSHTFYLIGDAGLSPIGGMNPALKIFKNKLDKADKNSTAIFLGDNIYPAGLPDPKDSTQAYIEAKNHLDAQIKTLENFKGRPLFIPGNHDWYTEGLIGLEREENYIKRALKEKEKDPFLPENGCPIDVIEIGEDVAIITIDTEWYLTNWDKRPDINDKCEIKSRDKFFLELEDAIKDYRDRTTVIAMHHPSNSYGEHGGHYSLRKQFYPKKMAVPVPVLGTFINVLRSTSGASIEDNNNKRYRELMKRVTTLAQYSDRVIFASGHEHTLQYILENNTPQIVSGSGAKEGFTKLLNGSQFSTGKMGYATLEVYKDGSSRVRFYGVGENNNEDFLFTNEVLPPTQVTFEAELTVSFPDSVEASVYTDNEIEKSRFYKGIWGERYRKYYGTKVKVPTVRLDSLMGGLEPVKKGGGHQSKSLRLRAKDGREYVMRALKKSAELYLQSMAFQDQYVLDDLKETYTQELLQDFYTGSHPYAPFTTARLSDAVGIYHTNPVLYYVPKQPALKEYNDSFGDELYMIEEHTGDGHGDLASFGYSNDLKSTDGMLEDLRDDEKYEVDKDLYLRARLFDMVLGDWDRHVDQWRWAEFKDEKKDKVVYRPVPRDRDQVYSKMGDGALMNIATRIIPGLRLMEGFNEEIRSVKGFNSSPMTYVLDLTLLGETEKSQWLAQAKYLQENLKESDIDEAFKAFPEEVRDETVNEIKQTLLARLSHIQETANEYYKILNKYAVVAGTDKDDWFEINRLNDTETEVKVYRNIGDKKKRLFYYKIFSSDDTKELWVFGLDDDDIFEVKNPSNFTGVKVRIIGGHNNDIYRVDNGKNVALYDFKSKKNTFEKTSGAKVKLSDDYELNTYQPLKLRNSFNQIIPTIGFNPDDGVRIGFLNTYTYNGFRQNPFTQQHTIGASYYFATSGFDVKYQGEFAHVFENWNAELKARFTSPNFAVNFFGFGNDTENFDDDLGLDFNRVKLRQIDFLPSLVWRGQLGAKVKLGLSYENISVEETNDRFINTFYQQNGEETNSDFVGAHATYTYENRDNEAFPTIGMGTSLEAGYKENLSKEGGSFGYIIPSLSFDYKLIPSGRLVLATKWKAHFNLGDEYEFYQAASIGGIDGLRGFRNQRFTGKTSYYQNTDIRFSLAKKRTRLLPTAMGLFGGFDYGRVWMPEMSSGRWHTSYGGGFFLNASDIISVNTAIFASEDGPRFTFGLGFGF; translated from the coding sequence ATGAAAAAGATTTATGCATATCTATCGGTTTTTATATTTATTACAAGTTGTGCAACCTATAGTACAAAATATGTAGATGATAAATATGCTGTAGATGTTGATAGTTCTAAAGAAGTTTCACATACATTTTATTTAATTGGTGATGCAGGTTTGTCTCCTATTGGGGGTATGAATCCTGCACTCAAAATTTTCAAAAATAAGTTGGATAAGGCAGATAAGAACAGTACTGCCATATTTTTGGGAGATAATATTTATCCTGCTGGGCTACCGGATCCAAAAGATTCTACACAAGCCTACATAGAGGCAAAAAATCATTTAGATGCCCAAATTAAAACCTTGGAGAATTTTAAGGGCAGACCACTTTTTATACCTGGTAATCATGATTGGTACACTGAAGGTTTAATTGGTCTGGAACGGGAAGAAAATTATATAAAAAGAGCTTTAAAGGAGAAGGAGAAAGACCCTTTTTTACCTGAGAACGGGTGCCCAATAGATGTCATAGAAATAGGGGAAGATGTTGCCATCATTACAATAGACACAGAATGGTACTTAACTAATTGGGACAAACGCCCCGATATTAATGATAAATGCGAGATCAAGAGTAGGGACAAGTTTTTTCTGGAATTGGAAGATGCCATAAAAGATTATAGAGATCGTACCACGGTAATAGCTATGCACCACCCATCAAACAGTTATGGCGAGCATGGAGGGCACTACTCGTTAAGAAAACAATTTTATCCAAAGAAAATGGCAGTGCCGGTACCTGTTCTAGGAACTTTTATCAACGTATTAAGAAGTACCTCAGGAGCATCCATTGAAGATAACAATAACAAGCGTTATAGAGAATTGATGAAAAGGGTAACGACCTTGGCACAATATTCCGATCGGGTAATATTCGCATCAGGACATGAACACACATTACAGTATATCCTTGAAAATAATACGCCGCAAATTGTTAGTGGTTCAGGTGCAAAAGAAGGTTTTACAAAGTTGCTGAACGGCTCTCAGTTCAGTACAGGAAAAATGGGTTATGCTACTTTAGAAGTATATAAAGATGGGTCGTCAAGAGTTAGATTTTATGGTGTTGGCGAAAACAATAATGAAGATTTTTTGTTTACAAATGAAGTGTTGCCACCTACGCAAGTAACGTTTGAAGCTGAACTTACAGTCAGTTTCCCAGATTCTGTAGAGGCGTCCGTATACACAGATAATGAGATTGAAAAAAGTAGGTTTTATAAAGGAATTTGGGGTGAACGCTATCGTAAGTATTATGGCACAAAGGTAAAGGTGCCTACAGTACGTTTAGATTCCCTTATGGGTGGTCTTGAACCTGTTAAGAAAGGCGGAGGTCATCAATCTAAATCACTTCGTCTTCGCGCAAAGGATGGTAGGGAATATGTCATGCGAGCTTTAAAGAAGAGCGCCGAGCTATACTTGCAGTCCATGGCTTTTCAAGATCAGTATGTATTGGATGATTTAAAGGAGACCTATACCCAAGAACTTTTGCAGGATTTTTATACAGGCTCACACCCGTATGCTCCTTTTACCACAGCGCGATTATCAGATGCTGTTGGTATTTACCATACAAATCCTGTATTGTATTATGTGCCAAAACAGCCGGCTTTAAAGGAGTATAATGATTCTTTTGGAGATGAATTGTATATGATTGAGGAACACACTGGAGATGGTCATGGCGATTTGGCAAGCTTTGGATATTCAAATGATTTAAAGAGTACTGATGGCATGCTAGAAGACTTGCGTGATGATGAAAAGTACGAAGTGGACAAGGATCTTTATTTAAGAGCTCGGCTTTTTGATATGGTATTAGGTGATTGGGACAGGCATGTTGATCAGTGGAGATGGGCAGAGTTTAAAGACGAGAAAAAGGATAAGGTAGTATATAGACCTGTACCTAGGGATCGTGACCAAGTATACTCCAAAATGGGCGACGGTGCTTTAATGAATATTGCCACGCGTATAATACCAGGCTTAAGGTTAATGGAAGGTTTTAATGAAGAAATTAGAAGCGTAAAGGGCTTTAACTCTTCTCCTATGACCTATGTTTTGGATCTTACCTTGTTAGGAGAAACAGAAAAAAGTCAATGGTTGGCTCAGGCAAAATACTTGCAAGAGAATTTAAAGGAAAGTGATATTGATGAGGCGTTTAAAGCTTTCCCAGAAGAGGTAAGGGATGAAACGGTCAATGAAATTAAGCAAACACTTTTGGCACGCCTAAGCCACATTCAAGAAACGGCAAATGAATACTACAAGATTTTAAATAAGTATGCCGTTGTAGCGGGTACCGACAAAGATGATTGGTTTGAAATCAATAGACTTAATGATACGGAAACTGAGGTAAAGGTTTATAGAAATATAGGAGATAAGAAAAAACGTCTTTTTTATTATAAGATTTTTTCAAGTGATGATACCAAAGAACTTTGGGTGTTTGGTTTGGATGACGATGATATTTTTGAGGTTAAGAATCCTTCCAATTTTACGGGAGTAAAGGTGAGGATTATTGGGGGGCACAACAATGATATATATCGAGTGGATAATGGTAAGAACGTGGCATTGTATGATTTTAAGAGCAAGAAAAACACGTTTGAAAAGACAAGTGGGGCAAAAGTTAAATTATCAGATGACTATGAACTAAATACCTATCAACCACTTAAATTGAGAAATAGTTTCAATCAAATTATACCTACTATAGGTTTTAATCCAGATGATGGGGTTAGAATAGGTTTCTTAAATACATACACCTATAATGGGTTTAGACAAAATCCTTTTACGCAACAACATACCATAGGTGCATCTTATTATTTTGCCACAAGCGGTTTTGACGTAAAATATCAGGGAGAATTTGCCCATGTTTTTGAGAATTGGAACGCAGAATTGAAAGCCCGTTTTACAAGTCCTAATTTTGCGGTGAATTTCTTTGGTTTTGGTAACGATACAGAAAATTTTGATGATGACTTAGGGTTGGATTTTAATAGGGTAAAACTTAGGCAAATAGACTTTTTGCCATCATTGGTTTGGAGAGGACAGTTGGGCGCTAAGGTGAAACTGGGGTTGTCCTATGAGAACATTAGTGTAGAAGAAACCAATGATAGGTTCATAAACACTTTTTATCAACAAAATGGAGAAGAAACCAATAGTGATTTTGTTGGGGCTCATGCTACTTATACTTACGAAAACAGGGATAATGAAGCATTCCCAACCATAGGAATGGGAACTTCGTTAGAAGCAGGGTATAAAGAAAATCTTTCTAAAGAAGGAGGTAGTTTTGGGTACATAATACCAAGCTTAAGTTTTGATTATAAATTAATACCAAGCGGAAGGCTGGTGCTTGCTACAAAATGGAAGGCACATTTTAACTTAGGTGATGAATACGAATTTTACCAAGCTGCTAGTATAGGTGGTATTGATGGTCTTCGTGGTTTTAGAAATCAGCGTTTTACAGGAAAAACTTCCTACTATCAAAATACGGATATTAGATTTAGTCTTGCTAAAAAACGCACAAGACTACTACCTACTGCAATGGGGCTTTTTGGTGGTTTTGATTATGGAAGGGTGTGGATGCCTGAAATGAGTTCTGGTCGTTGGCATACCTCTTACGGTGGAGGTTTTTTCTTAAATGCATCAGATATTATCTCGGTGAATACGGCAATATTTGCCAGTGAAGACGGACCAAGATTTACTTTTGGACTAGGTTTCGGTTTTTAG
- a CDS encoding VCBS repeat-containing protein has protein sequence MRNKLLYISVLVFALGCKQNSGELFTKRPANETGITFENTLTETKDLSILDYLYFYNGGGVAIGDINNDSLPDIYFSGNQVKNKLYLNKGNLQFEDITEKAGVEGNSSWNTGAIMGDVNGDGLLDIYVCAVVGLNGFNGYNELFINQGDATFKESAAEFDLDFESYSSSAAFLDYDLDGDLDIYLLNHAIHTQDSYGNAQIRHNRIYETGDKLLRNDNGKFVDVSEEAGIYGGVNGYGLGIAVSDFNQDGYPDLYIGNDFHEDDYYYLNNGDGTFKESIKEAFGHTTRFSMGSDVADINHDGLPDLISLDMLGRDEVVLKSSEGDDDIQIQKMKTETFGYHNQYTRNMLSVNQPDGKFLETALQSGVAATDWSWSALFGDFNQDGEQDLYISNGIPKRPNDLDYINYISNDNIRSKINNTNLVDQKALKMMPSGFIGNMIFKGSKDLQFIDESKNWIAQDTIITGATAYSDLDNDGDLDLVTNNLYSPAEIQENTTNDKAHWLKIKLDYTPKNKFGIGTKIFSYANGVQQFKEMYTVRGFQASSEPIIHFGYGDLTTIDSLKIIWPDKSYQTLKNIAVNQTLNISPSQNKPFDYNSLHFQKQLLFKKTLNNLGIDYIHNEDAYSDYLRQKLIPYQMSDRGPAVSVGDLNADGKEDLFFGGSKYIPSQVYIQGDTVFQKTNYPEINKDSIKEDITSIIADFNNDGKNDLIVGTGGADFYNEMKPLTNSYYVSNNQTYSKKEFPEMFENTSVLLKLDYDHDDDFDLLVCNQSVSADYGNKPNSYLLKNENGNFSLADNTFENLGMVTDALVTDFNNDGWEDLLFVGEWMSPRFFENNEGTFKEIYPLENDKLNGLWQAVTSFDIDGDGDQDFLLGNWGLNTKFSTSEEHPMKMYYGDLDKNGATETIVSTYKDGKDYPVDGLKELASQMVSLRKKFNNYHSFAGKSIDKILGENMLANAEILEVHTLNSGYLINNNGKFSFVPFSYELQLAPIMSFLEFDFNGDLKTEVLAAGNYFGVKPYHGRFDSFPGALISSDSNITLANKIGLDLTGKSIRNMNIINFNNNNYILLTFNDNAAEVYQILKP, from the coding sequence ATGAGGAATAAGTTATTGTACATATCTGTTTTGGTTTTTGCGTTAGGATGCAAACAAAATTCCGGTGAATTATTTACAAAACGCCCTGCTAACGAGACAGGCATCACCTTTGAAAATACACTTACCGAAACCAAAGACCTAAGCATATTAGATTACCTCTACTTTTATAACGGTGGTGGTGTTGCCATTGGTGACATCAATAATGACAGTTTACCTGACATCTATTTTTCCGGAAATCAGGTAAAGAATAAGTTATACCTCAACAAAGGCAATTTACAGTTTGAAGATATTACTGAAAAGGCAGGCGTTGAGGGTAATAGTTCTTGGAATACCGGAGCCATAATGGGAGATGTAAACGGTGATGGTCTTTTGGACATTTATGTTTGTGCAGTTGTTGGTCTAAACGGATTCAATGGATACAATGAGCTGTTCATAAATCAAGGAGATGCTACCTTTAAAGAAAGCGCAGCTGAATTTGATCTTGATTTTGAATCTTATAGCTCATCTGCCGCATTTTTGGATTATGATTTAGATGGTGATTTAGATATATATCTCCTTAACCATGCCATACACACCCAAGATTCTTACGGTAATGCACAAATAAGACATAATCGTATTTACGAAACTGGCGACAAATTGCTACGAAATGACAATGGTAAATTCGTTGACGTCAGCGAAGAAGCCGGTATTTATGGTGGAGTAAATGGATACGGATTAGGAATAGCCGTTTCTGATTTTAATCAGGATGGTTACCCTGATCTTTATATTGGGAACGATTTTCATGAGGACGACTATTACTACCTAAATAATGGTGATGGTACTTTTAAAGAGAGTATTAAAGAGGCTTTTGGACATACAACACGATTTTCTATGGGAAGTGATGTGGCAGACATTAACCATGACGGTTTACCAGATTTAATTTCTTTGGATATGTTGGGCAGAGATGAAGTTGTTCTCAAATCATCCGAGGGTGATGATGATATCCAAATTCAAAAAATGAAAACCGAAACTTTTGGATACCATAATCAGTATACAAGAAATATGCTTTCTGTAAATCAACCCGATGGTAAATTCTTAGAAACCGCATTACAAAGTGGCGTTGCGGCAACAGACTGGAGCTGGAGCGCGTTATTCGGGGATTTTAACCAAGACGGTGAGCAAGATCTTTATATTAGTAATGGCATACCTAAACGACCTAATGATCTAGATTATATTAACTATATTTCTAATGATAACATTAGATCAAAAATCAATAATACCAACCTTGTAGATCAAAAGGCACTTAAAATGATGCCATCGGGTTTTATAGGGAATATGATTTTTAAAGGCTCAAAAGACCTTCAATTTATCGATGAATCAAAAAACTGGATTGCCCAAGACACTATAATAACCGGTGCTACAGCCTATAGTGACCTAGATAATGATGGCGACTTAGATTTAGTCACCAACAATCTTTATAGCCCTGCGGAAATACAAGAGAACACTACTAATGATAAAGCCCACTGGCTTAAAATTAAATTAGATTATACGCCAAAAAACAAATTTGGTATAGGCACTAAAATTTTCTCTTACGCAAACGGTGTTCAGCAATTTAAAGAAATGTATACGGTTCGTGGGTTCCAGGCTTCCTCAGAACCTATTATTCATTTTGGGTACGGTGACCTTACTACTATTGACTCCTTAAAAATCATATGGCCGGACAAAAGCTATCAGACTTTAAAAAATATAGCAGTAAATCAAACATTGAATATCAGTCCAAGTCAAAACAAACCTTTTGATTATAATAGCCTGCACTTTCAAAAGCAATTACTGTTCAAAAAAACATTGAACAACCTAGGCATTGACTATATTCATAATGAAGATGCTTATAGCGATTATTTACGTCAAAAATTGATTCCTTATCAAATGTCAGACAGAGGTCCGGCAGTAAGTGTAGGCGATTTAAACGCTGATGGTAAAGAAGATCTTTTCTTTGGTGGCTCAAAATACATTCCTTCTCAAGTTTATATTCAAGGTGACACTGTCTTTCAAAAAACGAATTATCCAGAAATAAACAAGGATAGTATTAAAGAGGATATCACTTCGATAATTGCAGATTTTAACAATGATGGAAAAAACGATTTAATTGTAGGGACAGGTGGTGCAGATTTTTACAACGAAATGAAGCCCCTTACAAATTCTTACTACGTTTCAAATAATCAAACTTATTCTAAAAAAGAATTTCCCGAAATGTTCGAGAACACATCCGTGCTCTTAAAACTTGATTACGACCATGACGATGACTTTGACCTTTTAGTCTGCAACCAATCTGTAAGTGCAGATTATGGAAATAAACCTAACAGTTATTTATTAAAAAATGAAAATGGCAATTTTAGCTTAGCCGACAATACATTTGAGAATCTAGGCATGGTTACCGATGCTTTGGTCACAGATTTCAATAATGACGGATGGGAAGATCTTTTGTTTGTTGGTGAATGGATGTCCCCTAGGTTTTTTGAAAATAATGAAGGTACTTTCAAAGAAATATATCCTTTAGAAAACGATAAGTTAAACGGTTTATGGCAGGCTGTCACCAGTTTTGATATTGATGGTGATGGCGACCAAGATTTTCTTTTAGGCAATTGGGGTTTGAATACGAAGTTCTCCACATCAGAAGAACATCCTATGAAAATGTATTATGGAGACCTTGATAAAAATGGCGCAACAGAAACCATTGTAAGCACATACAAAGACGGTAAAGATTACCCTGTAGACGGATTAAAAGAATTAGCCAGCCAAATGGTTTCGCTTCGTAAAAAATTCAACAACTACCATTCTTTCGCGGGCAAATCCATAGATAAAATACTAGGTGAGAATATGCTAGCAAATGCCGAAATTTTAGAAGTGCACACTTTAAATTCTGGCTATCTTATAAATAACAATGGTAAATTCTCTTTTGTTCCTTTTAGTTATGAACTGCAATTGGCACCTATAATGTCTTTCTTGGAGTTTGACTTTAACGGAGATCTTAAAACAGAGGTACTAGCAGCCGGAAATTATTTTGGAGTTAAACCATACCATGGCCGTTTTGATTCTTTTCCCGGGGCGTTGATAAGTAGCGACAGCAATATTACCTTAGCAAATAAAATTGGTCTCGATTTAACGGGAAAATCGATTCGTAATATGAACATAATCAATTTCAACAACAACAATTATATATTGCTCACCTTTAATGACAATGCAGCAGAGGTGTACCAAATACTCAAACCTTAG
- a CDS encoding vanadium-dependent haloperoxidase, whose product MKKYVFILLAVVLFANCTEKKQEPIKISPDDLHNSIDHVIDIMIHDIFSPPVASRIFAYPNIAAYEIVAQTNPDYQSLSGQLKDLKPIPAIDTASAINPQLSALIAHMNISRQLIFSEDKFDVLQDSLFTKWKNMNEPEFEASKTYGLKVAEHIKEWMNKDNYSQTRTMPKFTVNTDDPARWQPTPPAYMDGIEPHWNKIRPFIIDSASQFKPVPPPPFSLEKDSDFYKELIEVYNISNDITKTGDESEEVAIAKFWDCNPYVSVTRGHLMFATKKITPGAHWIGITKIAAKKTNSNFDDTVFAYTKTSMAIADGFISCWDEKYRSNLIRPETLINQHIDENWKPILQTPPFPEYTSGHSVVSGAASTALTSIFGDDFSFEDDTETPYGLPIRKFNSFNEAADEAAISRMYGGIHYRAAVEVGVGQGRKIGDLLNSKIKMKKNSSLAHN is encoded by the coding sequence ATGAAAAAATATGTATTTATACTTTTAGCAGTGGTCTTATTTGCAAACTGTACAGAGAAAAAACAAGAACCAATTAAGATTTCTCCAGACGATCTACATAATTCTATTGACCATGTTATAGATATCATGATCCATGATATTTTCTCTCCGCCAGTAGCCAGTAGAATATTTGCATACCCAAACATTGCGGCATATGAGATTGTTGCTCAAACAAACCCTGACTATCAATCTTTATCTGGTCAACTAAAAGATTTAAAACCAATACCGGCGATAGATACGGCATCTGCTATTAATCCACAATTATCCGCATTAATTGCCCATATGAACATCAGTAGACAGCTCATCTTTTCTGAAGACAAGTTTGATGTACTGCAAGATAGTTTGTTCACAAAATGGAAAAATATGAACGAACCGGAATTTGAAGCCTCTAAAACCTATGGCTTAAAAGTGGCAGAACATATTAAAGAATGGATGAATAAGGACAATTACAGTCAAACCAGAACAATGCCTAAATTTACGGTCAATACAGACGACCCGGCGAGATGGCAACCTACCCCACCTGCTTATATGGATGGTATAGAACCACACTGGAATAAAATTCGCCCATTTATTATTGATTCGGCATCGCAGTTTAAACCAGTACCACCTCCCCCATTCTCATTAGAAAAAGACTCCGACTTCTATAAAGAACTTATTGAGGTTTATAATATTAGTAATGATATCACCAAAACCGGAGATGAATCTGAAGAAGTGGCCATTGCTAAATTCTGGGATTGCAACCCTTATGTTTCGGTAACTAGAGGTCATTTGATGTTCGCTACCAAAAAAATTACTCCAGGGGCACATTGGATCGGTATTACAAAAATAGCGGCAAAAAAGACCAATAGTAATTTTGATGATACGGTATTTGCATACACCAAAACTTCAATGGCCATCGCTGACGGTTTCATTAGCTGTTGGGATGAAAAATACCGAAGCAACCTTATTAGACCCGAAACATTGATCAACCAACATATAGATGAAAACTGGAAACCTATTTTACAAACTCCTCCATTTCCGGAATATACCAGTGGACACAGTGTAGTATCCGGTGCTGCCTCTACAGCATTGACCAGTATTTTTGGCGATGATTTTAGCTTTGAAGATGATACCGAAACTCCTTATGGTCTACCTATAAGAAAATTCAATTCTTTTAACGAAGCTGCCGATGAAGCTGCCATTAGTAGAATGTACGGCGGAATTCACTACCGAGCTGCGGTAGAAGTAGGTGTTGGCCAAGGTAGAAAAATTGGCGATCTTTTAAACTCTAAAATTAAAATGAAGAAAAATTCAAGTTTAGCACATAATTAA